A genomic window from Pecten maximus chromosome 2, xPecMax1.1, whole genome shotgun sequence includes:
- the LOC117318402 gene encoding complement C1q tumor necrosis factor-related protein 3-like, with the protein MASNNILGLIGICVVAVLVTCDRDDTPEISLRKQVQTLQAALQSHIHQQDTKIAHLEKRIQGLEAENHELKHQNTLHKRRQQKRVSGLGEANYSVGFSAFLSKTTALGEHQIIVFDNATTNDGNGYDTRHGHFTAPIPGLYAFSATAMCYGSEAHLHVAIIKEGQKIAYIFANGNHYDNGSEFVVVQLQAGQMVWVEHTNDVTGVKINGDAYSTFSGFLIKPY; encoded by the exons ATGGCATCTAACAATATATTAGGGTTGATTGGTATTTGTGTTGTTGCTGTACTAGTTACTTGTGACAGGGATGATACTCCGGAAATCTCTCTCCGGAAGCAGGTGCAGACACTACAGGCAGCTCTCCAAAGTCACATTCACCAGCAAGACACAAAGATCG cACACTTGGAAAAACGTATTCAAGGACTTGAAGCTGAAAACCACGAACTAAAAC ATCAGAACACGTTACATAAAAGAAGACAACAGAAGAGAG TTTCAGGCCTAGGAGAAGCAAATTACAGCGTTGGTTTCTCGGCTTTCTTGTCAAAAACCACTGCCCTAGGTGAACACCAAATCATAGTGTTCGACAATGCTACAACTAACGATGGCAATGGCTATGATACGAGACATGGTCACTTCACCGCCCCTATTCCAGGTCTGTATGCCTTCTCCGCAACCGCTATGTGTTATGGAAGCGAAGCACATCTCCACGTTGCGATCATCAAAGAAGGCCAGAAGATAGCCTACATCTTTGCAAACGGTAACCATTATGATAATGGGAGTGAATTTGTGGTTGTACAACTCCAGGCCGGGCAGATGGTTTGGGTAGAACACACAAACGACGTGACTGGAGTCAAGATAAACGGCGACGCATACAGTACCTTCTCCGGGTTCCTAATCAAACCTTATTAA